ACGGCGCCAGAAGGGACTTGTTCAGGGCGTGCTCGTGGGCCTGCCCATGCCGTACCTGCTGACGGACACAAAGGAGCGCGTGGTGATGACGAACAAGGAAACCATGGACATGCTCCAGATAGACAGGGCGCCCGAAACCCAGCACGGCCGCACACTGGCCGAAGTCTTCTACAACGACCCCACCCGGCAGACTGCGGTAGGCAAGGCCATTAATAATGGCGAGGTCTTTCGCAATCTGGAGGTCACCATCACCGGCCACAAGGGCGGGCAACGCCACGTGCTGGCCAATGTCTATCCGCTCTACGGGCTTGACGGGGAGTGCATCGGCGGGTTCTGCCTCTACCTCGACATGACCAAACTCAAGGAGAAGGAACAGGAAATCTGCGACCAGAACGAACTCATCAGCCGGGCGGCACAGCGGGCCACGGCTGTAGCCGAGAGCATGGCTTCGGCTTCCGACGAGTTCGCGGCGCAGGTGGAGGAAACCCGCGCCTCCACGGAGCAGCAGCGGGCAAGCACCACGGAGGCTGCGAGCGCCATCGAGCAGATGAGCGCATCAATCATGGAGGTGGCCAGCAATGCCCGCGACGTGACAGAGCTTGCGGATTCCTCCCGCGCCAAGGCGGGTGAAGGCTCCGCCGAAGTGGAGCGCACGCAGCAGGTCATCCGGAGCATGAGCAAGGAAGCCGAAACGCTCATGCAGGACATGGTGGGCCTCGGCGGTCAGGCCGAGGAGATCGGCAAGGTGCTTGGGGTCATCAACGACATCGCCGATCAGACCAATCTGCTGGCGCTGAACGCGGCCATCGAGGCGGCCAGGGCCGGCGAAGCCGGCAAGGGGTTCGCCGTGGTGGCGGACGAAGTGCGCAAGCTGGCGGAAAAGACCATGCAGGCCACCAAGGAGGTGGGCAGCGTGGTCAAGGCCATTCAGGCCAGCGCCGTGCAGAGCAGGGCATCCACCGAGTCAGTTGTTTCATCCGTTGGCCAGGGGGTTGAGTCGGCTTCGGCAATCGCCGAGACGTTCCGGCAGATCCAGGAGACGATTGAGCAGACGGCCGAGCGCGTGAGCGGCATAGCCGCCGCCGTGGAGCAGCAGTCCACAGCCAGCGACGAGGTGGCGGCCGCGACGAACCACATCCAGAACGCGGCGCAGGAGACCGCGAGCGCCATGGAGGAGTCCTCCCGGGCGGTAGTGGAACTGGCCCGCATGGCTGGCGAGCTCAAGGAGATCATCAACGAAATGCAGGCCCAGGCCCCGGAGGAATGCAAGTCCGAATAGTGCACTGACCGGGCATTTTGGGCGGCAGAGCAGTGAGGGGGCGCAGGCGTTCTGCAGACCTGCGGAAACGGGTCGATCCGGAAATCTTCGGAGGGATGCCGTATTGAAAGGATACCGGGCTGACACACAGGCTCTCAGCCCCAGTGCGAGCCGGTGGCCCTGGTCCAGCGCTCGTGCAGGGCGTCCATGTTCTTGCTGTGCGTGAGCACTACGACCTCGTCATCCTTGCGTATCTTGGTGGAGTCGTCCGTCAGGATGAACTCCTGCTCCCTATACAGGCAGACGACCCTGGCGTTTGTCGGCAGGTCCAGTTCCCCCACGGCGCCGGCGTCCTCCGAGCCGGCGGTAAAGGAAAATATCCGCGCAGCGCCTTTGATGACCGTGCGCAGCTCCAGCACATCCACTCCCTCCACCATGTCCGCCAGAAAGCGGCTGATGGTGCGCGTGGGTATTATCGTGTCAGTGAGGCCGAGCTCCCGGCAGATGGGCTCGAAGTCCGGATCGATGATGCTCACTATGATCCGTTCGAAGCCCATGGAA
This is a stretch of genomic DNA from Oceanidesulfovibrio indonesiensis. It encodes these proteins:
- a CDS encoding potassium channel family protein — translated: MRIVFIGASDTTVRSAELLIDKQYEVVIIEKNKERIDQLIEHMDCSFLHGDGSSPAMLKETNPEKADVLFCLSDSDQSNLIAGLVGRSMGFERIIVSIIDPDFEPICRELGLTDTIIPTRTISRFLADMVEGVDVLELRTVIKGAARIFSFTAGSEDAGAVGELDLPTNARVVCLYREQEFILTDDSTKIRKDDEVVVLTHSKNMDALHERWTRATGSHWG
- a CDS encoding methyl-accepting chemotaxis protein; this encodes MKNLIIFLAATLVFIVVSAIAATAGPGGASIWVLAPAGAAAAASVAALVMALMRNKQDAALAAAAEDAVAGKPVDAELLRSAGNLGQSLDALVHEIRRQKGLVQGVLVGLPMPYLLTDTKERVVMTNKETMDMLQIDRAPETQHGRTLAEVFYNDPTRQTAVGKAINNGEVFRNLEVTITGHKGGQRHVLANVYPLYGLDGECIGGFCLYLDMTKLKEKEQEICDQNELISRAAQRATAVAESMASASDEFAAQVEETRASTEQQRASTTEAASAIEQMSASIMEVASNARDVTELADSSRAKAGEGSAEVERTQQVIRSMSKEAETLMQDMVGLGGQAEEIGKVLGVINDIADQTNLLALNAAIEAARAGEAGKGFAVVADEVRKLAEKTMQATKEVGSVVKAIQASAVQSRASTESVVSSVGQGVESASAIAETFRQIQETIEQTAERVSGIAAAVEQQSTASDEVAAATNHIQNAAQETASAMEESSRAVVELARMAGELKEIINEMQAQAPEECKSE